The genomic stretch CAaaaaatggcccctcaaatccccaatttaaactctccaacttcaagccctaatttcctaATTTTTCACCCTTAATCTCTTCAATTTCCATGTTTAATGAAATTTACCATAGATACGAGTATtaagttcaaaaaccttacctcaaCAAGAATCCCCTTGATTTTcgcttcaaaaccctccaaaagcttcaatcccgactTCAAAAATGATGGAATGGGCTAAATTTCGTGAAAGGggaacttatatactttctgcccagcgatttccgcatctgtggaCAAAATTTTGCACCTGCGGGCCGCTTCTGCTCCCAAAATACGCACCTGCGGAATTCACTTAACTCATCAGACACCGCACCTACGACCCAGGTAGGTGCGATCTCGCAGATTCGGTCTAGCCTTCCGCTCCTGCGACCAATATTACTTCTGTGATCTCCTTTCCGCTTCTacggctcgcacctgcggtccccaatccgcaggtgcgattatgacagaagcagcagctgaagctgctaaaTTTCAAGACCAAACTTTTTGACAACCTTCCGAAtacatcccgaggcccccgggacctcaatcaaaaatACGAACAACTCATATATcgctattcaaacttattccaatcttcgaaacactcaaaataacatcgaaacaccaaatcaccctcggatttaaacctaaggatttcaaaacttccgaattctgcaaccgatccaaaaacttatcaaacctcatccgaatgacctgaaattttgcacacacgtcataaatgacacaacagacctactcaaatttttgaaattccattctaacccctatatcaagatttccactgctgatcaaaaaatgctaaatttttaattttgccaattcaagcctaaatctaccacggacctccaaattatattccgaacatgctccttagtccaaaattacctaacaaagctatccgaactatcagaattcacatccgagaacttctacacataagtcaacatccggttgatttttccaacttaaacttccaaataagagactaagtgtctcatttcactccatGACCATTTCAAACACTGAACAACCAGtacgatatgatgaaatacaactgaacaacatataaagaagtagaaatgggaaaagcggagcggtaactcatgaaacgaccggccgggtcgttacaccccaattccttgttagccattTTTTCCTAGACGTAGACTcactttctcaagtagagactaagtcaattaggcatgaatcaatatttgcagccattaattcttaaattcaagcaagaactagCATAAATATCACTCCctcaatcacaaacaagccccaaaattaaacacccattaggtatccacactagggttgggtcataaCCCTAGCTAAgaaattagctactcatagagaaaattgaagaaaataagattAAACTCATAATAGATgataaagggaagaaaatccaaTGTTAAAATGATAAATTATTACAAAGTTACccaaagcagtaaaggaaaatggctatttattTTCTGGTATTCGAACTTGACCTAATTTTGACAAAAAAGACTATTTATACACAACTGAAATTATCGGACAAAATTGCCCATAcggaggttctgcggccgcacaattctgtatgcggtccgcactttgaaACTGGCTTGACATGATGGACTTCTGTGGCCGTACAATTCTGGGTTATAGCCGCACTTCTTCAGATTCCACGAACAACACAtttctgagtgcggccgcactcttgAACTTGAGCTTGACATGAGAGACTTCTGCGAACCGCACATTTCTGAGTGTGGCTGCAGTTTTGAATTCTACGGCTGCACAATAATAGTGATGCCTGCACTTCTTCATGGATCCAGACTCCCATCTCTCAGAACCTCATCTTCTGCGGCCgtacaataattgtgcggtccgcactttgcaaAGGAAATATGTTAGAGTTTCCTCATGGACTATGGCCACACTCAatattgtgcagtccgcactttgCTCTTTTTGCTTTGTTTTAGTACTTGTTcaaaattactccttcttgagttgattttcatcTCTCTGACTTGTATTCCAACACTCCTACAAGAAAGCACATTTCATCAATTTTCGAGAATACCTTTAAGCAATTTTGAGCTagaacaaaaataaaagagtgcaaataagtagtcaaaatcccaaCTTATTATGGACCCTCTTGGTTCTTATTGTATCCGAACTTTACGGCACTTCAAAACTACTAATCTTATGTCTAAACATCATATAACATATACCACCCAATTTATTGCATTAGGTTGTACACTTCATATGCAAATCAACTTAATGCTATTTCTTGTAATGTTATGTTCTATTTTGAGTCACATTTAGCCGAACTTGAGAAAGTGAAGGCTCTTTGAGAAAGTTATATGCCAACCCTCAAAATCTACTATGCATTAGTACAACTATATGTGTGCATcattgaaaaatatatattttatgtaATCTTACCTTTTTGATATCATACAACTGAAATGGAGCTCACTAAATCTGTTGGTAATGGGAGGATAATATCTTAGCTCGTAGCCTGCTTACCTGCAAAATCTGTGCCTACATTGACATAGGTCAATGTAGGTTCTCATGAAGAGAACGTtagtacaccacaacgatactcaCTAAGTAAAACAATCCTCCCACTAAAGCTGGAACGAGACTTTGAAAGAAGTATGTATACATGATATAAGAAAATTCTAAAAGCTTCTGATGAAGAGTTGAAACAAATAACTCATATATCTAGTATAAATTTCTTCTTGATGTCATTCATAAaaattctctttcttttcttttctgaaaaaaatataaaattcaaatagataaatatataaaCTTTCTCGAAACAATCCttgtaaattttttaaaatttttcttttcttttcttttctgggaAATTACATTGATTCTGACATTCTTTCTGATTTTGATTCTGAAAATGTCACCATATGATCGGTATGGTGGACGATCCCAACCCGATCGCCAGTTCAAGGTTCTAGCATGCTCGCGTTCTTGTGCCTTACCAGGGCACTTTTATCATAGTTTCCGAACCAATGGTACACTAATCTCATACTCTGATATGAGTAGTTTCGGGGTAACATAAACCACTCGAGGCTATGAGCCCTTCTCATAAATCTAAGGAAACTCCCAAAATATTCTCCTGAGTGATTCTTGTatcacaaaatttaaaataatgacATATATCCACAATTCTCACCAAAACAGTTCCATAAAATCATGGGGAAAAATTTCAATAGTTTATACATTAAAGAAATATATGCAAGTCATGGATGCATGAGACACATGATTTACGGAACAACATAATATTCTTGAGTtattaaccatgataattatctaAGGTCTTTTCTATAATTTTAATGGTAATGCGAGTCCACTCGTTCCATTAAGAGCCCACGTTAATGTCCTATACAGTCCAGCAATTGCTTATATCACGATATTTGTGGGAAGACAACTTTAGTAAAAGTATTATCTTTACTCATATTGATTCCTTGCTTTTGAGTACCTTCGTTTGCTCCAATCCAATGGGTTCAACTCACCAAACAAATCTATACATAGTTAATTTAAAATCAATACCAGAAGTTCTAAGATTTCCAAAATATAGAAACCCTAGGTTTGATTCTTCTCTTCTAGGGTTCATCGTTAATCTAAGTTCTTGTACTAGTTTATAGGAACAAATATCAATCATAAACCTCTCTAACAATCGTGGTTGAAAACGGTTACGAAACTTACCTTGAATCGTGAAACCCTAGGTTAACGGAAAGACCTTGTTCTTGAGTTCTTGTTGAGAATCTAGTGATTTTGAGATGGAATACTATTAGACTTGATGTTTGGAAGTAGTATTCTAATGTTAATCGcattaaaaactcaccttaggtagTATGAGAACCCTGGGATGACTTGAGGATGAGAGGGGAGGATTAATCTTTAAAGAATGAGTCTATTTTCTCTCTCCTTGTcccttttatttcaatttcatgCCTTCAGCATCACGGTTTGCGCCCAGCGCCAGCCAAAACGCCCCAAATAAAATTACTGCTGATTTTGGCGTTCTGATTCGCACCTGGCGCACCCTTGGGCGCCCAAAATGCGACCCCATTTTTTGACAAGATAGTCTTTAGTAAAACACCTATAACTTTTTATAGGAACATcgaaatgatgaacggtttgaagtgttagaaactagacttcAGGGGCTTTCTTTTAATATATAGCTCAAATCTCAATTCATTAGCTTTTGATAGATATTTTCATTGAAACTTAGGTCTTGTGTAATTAAGGTCATTTTTATCCCTTAAACAACTCCAATTCTCCTCTTATAACCATCCATTCAACCTTCTAAACATAACATTTATGTATTTTATACCTTCATAACTTTTCACACATCTTTGTATCCCACTTAGAGCTTGAGGGGAATATAATACTTAGCAAAGTTTTTCTGGGCTTTACAATTTATAGTTTGAACTTATATTTTTCTTCTTCGAATTTCGCGTGACTCATTGCACGTATATTCTAAAATATCTATATCGTTTTAAAATATTTGAATTAATTAGCATAAGATCCACTTGTCAAGAAACGAGTTTTAATAATATATAAGTGCTAAAAAGTAGATATAGATAGCAAAAACagtacccaaaaaaaaaaaaaaaaaaaaaccgatACAACAAGTGAACCGATTGCGACACCGTACTTAGGACAAAACCCCCTTGTCTTCTCCAAATCCTTCTGCCGTCGATCGTCGAATCGATAATGCAAAGATAATTGACATGAGCAGAGAAGAGCTAGACAATCCCATGACAGTAAGAGCAAAACCAGCTTCACTAGCTATTGTAAATAACAATAACGGATACCACCGAgataatgaagaagaagaaggagagtcAAAGCTCGAACCAAATGTCGGGTTAGAGTTCGATTCAGCTGAAGAAGCACAAGAATTTTACAATCTATACGCAACAAAACTCGGATTCAGAATTAGAATCGGTCAGCTTTATCGGTCCCGTGTTGATGGGTCAGTTATTTCTAGAAGATTCGTGTGTTCAAAGGAAGGGTTTCAAACTACTTCCAGAACGGGCTGCCCAGCTTTCATAAGAGTTCAAAAAGCCGATTCTGGAAAATGGGTTTTAGCTAATGTTAAAAAGGAACACAATCATGAATTCGAAACCTCAGGTGAGATTTGTCCTTCCCGTATACAAAGAAAAAATATTCCAAATCCTAAATCTTCTGTTGTTGTTGTGTCGACTAGGACTGGACTTAGATCAATTGATGAGGATGGCCCAGGCCCATCTGGGATAATTGATCTTAAGCGTTTTAAAAGGGAAAGAATTGATGTAGAAAGAATTGATGTAGAATTACAGCCTAGAGGTAGTGAACCATACAAAGGACTTGAATTTACTTCTGCGGATGAAGCATACGAATTTTATAATGCATATGCTGCTAATTCGGGTTTTAAAGTCCGGATTGGCCAGCTGTTTCGTTCTAAGAATGATGGGTCGATTACTTCAAGAAGATTTGTTTGCTCTAAAGAAGGCCATCAGCACCCGTCAAGAGTTGGGTGTGGCACGTTCATGAGGATACAGAGACAAGATACGGGACGATGGTTGGTTGATCGTTTTCAAAATGAGCATAATCATGAACTTGGCATGCCCGCTGATGCTAGTGGGAGAGTAAAAGGATTTAAAGAAGAAGCGAGCAGTGTGTTGGAGAATATGGAGTTAGTTGAATTAAATGGTGGCCTTAGCCTTGTTACACGAGGGAGAGAGAGTAGAATTGGGAGTGATTGGTATAATGAGCTTTTTGAGTATTTTCAGGCTAGGCAAGCAGGCGATATGGGATTTTTTTATGCAGTGGAAATGCATAATGGTAGAGCTTTGAGTGTATTCTGGGCTGATGCCAGGTCTAGATTTTCTTGCACTCAATTTGGTGATGCAGTTGTTTTTGAAACAACATATAGAAAGGAGGGTAGTTACTCAGTGCCACTTGCTTCATTCATTGGGATTAATCACCACAGGCAGCCGGTGCTTCTTGGCTGTGCCTTAATTGCGGAAGAGTCTGAAGAGTCATTTACTTGGGTGTTTCAAGCATGGCTTCGTGCAATGTCCGGGCGCCATCCTGTCTCTATGGTCGCTGATCAGGACAGAGCCATTCAACATTCAATTGCTCAAGTTTTTCCGGGAATACATCATCGTTTTTCTGCATGGCAAATTAAGGCTACAGAGCAGGAAAATATTGGTGCATTGCTCTCTATGAATCCTGAATTTAAGTATGAATATGAAACTTGCATTTTCCAGAGCCAGACTGCGAATGAGTTTGAAGCAGCATGGAATGTGCTAGTTAACAAATATAATTTAAGAAAGAACACATGGTTAATGGAGATGTATAGGATGCGCAAGAGTTGGGTGCCATTACACATTAGGGGCACATTCTTTGCTGGCATTCCAATGGACGGAAGCTTGAAATCATATTTTGGCACCATATTGACATCTCAAACACCACTCAGTGAATTTCTTATACGGTACGAAAAAGCCCTTGAGCAACGCCGCGAAGAGGAAAGGAAAGAGGATTTTAACTCGTTCAATTTACAAGCAGTTCTGCACACGAAGGACCCTATAGAAGACCAGTGTAGAAGGTTTTACACTATTACTATGTTCCAAGTGTTTCAGAAAGAGCTTTTGGAGTGCTATAGCTTTGTTGGAATTAAGATAAATGTTGAAGGTGCCATTAGTAGGTATCTGGTGCAGAAGAGTGGGAGTGGAGATGAGAGGAACACAGTTGCCTTTAATGCCTCAAATCTTAAAGTCAGTTGCAGTTGTAAAATGTTTGAGTTTGAAGGTGTGCTGTGTAGACATGCCTTGAAAGTTTTTCAGATTATGAACATAAGAGAGCTTCCGTCTCGCTATATCCTACATCGGTGGACAAAAGATGCAAAATATGGTATACTGCGGGATGTTGATTCAGGGGGTGCTTCTCAAGATCATAAGGCATTGATGTTGTGGAGCTTAAGAGAAGAAGCAAAGAACTACATTGAGGCAGGAACAGCATCTTTAGAGAGATACAAACTTGCGTTTGAGATCATGCAGGAGGGTAGAAGAAATCTTTGTTGGCAAAACTAGGGAAGTACGTGGTATAACAAACAtagatcagaggtattttcctcCTCTTCTGCCTTTTGTTTCATCACTATGAGTTGATCTGAATCTCCAGTGATGACTTTCATAATTTGTACTGCATGTgctaatttttgcattttttccacACAAAAGAACCGCTTATATATTTCTTTTGCCTTCTCCACGCAGAATTACTTAAGTATCATATTGCATTGTGATTTCTTATTCATCTGAATCAACCATTCATAAGCACAGATACCATTTTATTCCCTGGCGAAATTTTCCCGCGCTTGATCAATAATCATATTATATTGCGTTGTGATCTGCAGTTATTTTTTTGATATGATTCATTTCTGAGTACGAGTTAGCGCTCAATATTATGTGATATTTTCTCAAATAATGCATGTGCAGACGTCGTTGAATTACATGTTTTTCTACCAAGTGTATCAAATAACTATGTTTTTTCTGTTTGATTTATTCAACTGCCCTGTCCTTTTTTTTGGATACGTTCAACATAGATAGACGGCCCCTTAAAGTTGCCACAACTTTTCACTTAGACACCTCAACCGATGTTGTTTCCTATTGAACACCCCTATTAAACCTTCCAATGACAACCAATCAAGAAAATAAAATGCATTTCATTCATACACGGATGATGTGGCGAAGTGACGAATGAAACGAAGACATGTGGCATTTGGGCCTGTTTCGTTTCAATAATCAATAAGCATTTTCTAAAAATAGAGGTTCTCTAATATTGATACTTTTTTCTATATTGATATACAATTCTTTAACCAAACTAAAATTTCTCCCAGACACGACCTAAAATAAATGTCacaaataacaaaacaacaaCTAAGCCTTAATCAATTTGGTATCATTTATATGGATTTTTGTTACTTCCATTGTTTTCTATTCTTGCTCAGTCCACATGGATTCCAAGACTCTCCATGTTATTTTAGGTCAACCTCGTCCCTTTTTAACATGTTCAATCATCATAGTATCACTTCTAAGAATTGGTGCATTGGGAGGTCTCTTTAATACTGAACTCAGATATCTCTTTCTCGTGGGTCTGTGGGCTGCTTGCCCACTATTTGGGTCTGATCATTTCTAATAGTCGCCAGCTTCTGTTGAACTTGATTCCTAGGTCAGAGACTCTTGGTCATCTTGAAAAGGGATAGTCTTGCAGAACATTGAAGCCAATGTCAAATTTTTGATGATCAACTCTGTGCAACAATTTTGGTAAATTCCAGAGCTTTCAAGACTTGTTGCATATTTTGGATTAGACCAGAGTTGCCAATGATAATTCAAACATTGTTGGTGCCACCGAAAAGTAAGCCTTCCTCAAGCAAACAAATCATCATATGTCTTAATTTTCTTTCTCAACCACAAACTACAACTGTGAATTAAAGATGTTCCTACAAATTGATACTCTCTAGTTTCTTAGTAAAACTGGACAATTGTGGTActgaaagaagcctggggaaaatGGAAAGTTGGAAAATCCATCATCGGCCTGTGGAAAATGGTTCCTCCAGTGATCATATGGTTCATTTGGAAAGAAGGATCTCAATGCTGTTCTCATGGAATTTCAACTCAGATTCATTTTCAAGGCTAGAATTTTGATGAATCTTTGTGCTTGGAGCAGACTATGTATTGTAAATAGTATTGACACTCTTTTGGATTTTGTAAGCTCCTTAAGTTTTTCCTAGGAGTCATCTGACATCGTACAGAAGCTGTCTTTTTTGTAATCTTTTTGCATCTTCTGGATGCTGAATGAATGAAATTTattctcttgataaaaaaaagaaaaactggaAAATTGTGGTACTGTCCTTCGAGCAACTGCTTCTTGATATTAATTACTGTATTAAACACGTCAGGATCAGATTCTGATTGGCATGAAAATGATGAAGCGACCACTCAGTTTTCTATTGTCATAGCTCATGGGCATATATTTGATAACTTAGTCACACATGTAATCACTATGAGAAAATCACCCAATTGAAGAATCATCTGGTCAGTCATTTTCGAACCAAGGGTTTAAGTAAGCTAGAGTACTTTCTTGACACTGAGGTCACTCAAATGGTGTTTCTTTTTCACAAGGGACACATGGGACATTCTTTATCTGATAGTGTTGAGTCATATTAAGATCTAATTCTTAATTAATCTTCAAAtcgttaatttttttttacatgtAGGCGGTCCTGCACTATTTGGTGTTTGATTTCAACCTAAGTTCACTAGTCTGGTAATTGGTTCAAGCTTAGCAAAAAGTGTCTAGTGCGATTGTTAAGAGGGCTTGAATGATATCCACCTAACTGTTTCTTAACCATTAGCATCATTGCTGGGGAAGGAGTTCTCTTTATGTTTCAGTCCTTGCTCCCCGCTGATTAGACTGTGAATATGATGCTGATTACTGAGTATGCATCCGTCAATGTCTTTTATTCAAGTTTTGTTACAAGCTCATTTTTCTCTTTTCGGAAATGCTGCTTTGGTTGGTTACTAAATAATAGAACATTTGACCAGTGCCTTGTTCTACTCAAGCCGGCATCTTACTATTGAGTTATTTATTTCGGTTTATATTATGTGCTGATTTTGTATA from Nicotiana sylvestris chromosome 12, ASM39365v2, whole genome shotgun sequence encodes the following:
- the LOC104238548 gene encoding protein FAR1-RELATED SEQUENCE 7-like, giving the protein MSREELDNPMTVRAKPASLAIVNNNNGYHRDNEEEEGESKLEPNVGLEFDSAEEAQEFYNLYATKLGFRIRIGQLYRSRVDGSVISRRFVCSKEGFQTTSRTGCPAFIRVQKADSGKWVLANVKKEHNHEFETSGEICPSRIQRKNIPNPKSSVVVVSTRTGLRSIDEDGPGPSGIIDLKRFKRERIDVERIDVELQPRGSEPYKGLEFTSADEAYEFYNAYAANSGFKVRIGQLFRSKNDGSITSRRFVCSKEGHQHPSRVGCGTFMRIQRQDTGRWLVDRFQNEHNHELGMPADASGRVKGFKEEASSVLENMELVELNGGLSLVTRGRESRIGSDWYNELFEYFQARQAGDMGFFYAVEMHNGRALSVFWADARSRFSCTQFGDAVVFETTYRKEGSYSVPLASFIGINHHRQPVLLGCALIAEESEESFTWVFQAWLRAMSGRHPVSMVADQDRAIQHSIAQVFPGIHHRFSAWQIKATEQENIGALLSMNPEFKYEYETCIFQSQTANEFEAAWNVLVNKYNLRKNTWLMEMYRMRKSWVPLHIRGTFFAGIPMDGSLKSYFGTILTSQTPLSEFLIRYEKALEQRREEERKEDFNSFNLQAVLHTKDPIEDQCRRFYTITMFQVFQKELLECYSFVGIKINVEGAISRYLVQKSGSGDERNTVAFNASNLKVSCSCKMFEFEGVLCRHALKVFQIMNIRELPSRYILHRWTKDAKYGILRDVDSGGASQDHKALMLWSLREEAKNYIEAGTASLERYKLAFEIMQEGRRNLCWQN